One genomic window of Fusarium keratoplasticum isolate Fu6.1 chromosome 3, whole genome shotgun sequence includes the following:
- a CDS encoding CFEM domain-containing protein — MKATFALLAVAASLGEVSATWGNWKGAPKYSPPRAVDNKCDDKQKGGWSWGDLDVGRFDKYNDWDFSGWTCGEDKSKRDLSGRTFGKTIFGECGSSKESAPSFGCNSGSCGGGYDKFSVKKFHVKPEFDCRLEFHYEMPDGSNCKHQSDCSKDGTDVYNSQCGGAKKVHIVYPKQPNKPKEKCRVEIPQIDFDCDKPEKPVCTKCQQTQTFPYGDNTKTFPGGDHTKTFPYGDNTKTFPAGEETTTVPSGEETTSFPGGEATTSVPVGEETTTVPSGEETTTFPGEESQTVPTGGENTQTYPNGEQTTSFPGAEETTSFPGGQGTTSVPEGEETTTVPTGEETKTVPSGEESQTSPISEQTTSYPGGEETTKTFPYGEETTIVTTFDSTSTIYTTEITTITSCGPEVPDCPATQGTPVIVTQTVPLTTTICPVTETRVETNPPAGETVPATQPEGQKTTTAQSPGETQSVPEGEGSQTVPTGEETNTVPAGEETVTATEPEAGKTTTAQSPGETQSVPEGEETVPATQPEAGKTTTAQSPGETQSVPEGEEETSSVITTTYDSTSTIYTTEVKTITSCGPEVTNCPVTAGTPAVVTETIAVSTTICPVTETLTGGEKPSYTKPANGGDKTTEGSSPEATTDVPEEETTVVTTYDSTSTVYSTNVKTITSCGPEVTNCPVTAGTPAVVTETVAVSTTICPVTETQTHKSPKPTGSKPSGDKPSTEKPEIPKDGYNVPDVVPSCLNTFIQYLENCEDNTDAACYCPDKSFVDNVFQCLYAHADNDDIVAEAVSFFQGICAPYAEQNPVIATGADAVTEHITVTGTTIITSAHYTTVVVATTVTEPCVSQGTTIEGSSTVKTIETEIVVPEVGFTSGPAGNGPIPAAPTAPATAPVTAPEAGATGAYPVNPEAPAAGETLITNKPVAGTGGVPVPTSAPGNVPVTAGAARNGMGIAAAILAVAIAL; from the exons ATGAAGGCTACCTTCGCCCTCCTGGCAGTTGCTGCCAGCCTTGGCGAGGTTTCCGCTACC TGGGGTAACTGGAAGGGAGCCCCCAAGTACTCTCCCCCTCGTGCCGTTGACAACAAGTGTGACGACAAGCAGAAGGGTGGCTGGTCTTGGGGTGACCTCGACGTCGGCCGCTTCGATAAGTACAACGACTGGGACTTCAGCGGCTGGACCTGCGGAGAAGACAAGTCGAAGCGTGATCTTAGCGGCCGTACGTTCGGAAAGACCATTTTCGGAGAGTGTGGCTCCTCCAAGGAGTCCGCTCCCTCTTTCGGCTGCAACAGCGGCAGCTGCGGTGGTGGCTATGACAAGTTCTCTGTGAAGAAGTTCCACGTCAAGCCCGAGTTTGACTGCCGTCTCGAGTTCCACTACGAGATGCCTGACGGCTCCAACTGCAAGCACCAGTCCGACTGCTCCAAGGACGGTACCGATGTCTACAACTCTCAGTGTGGTGGTGCCAAGAAGGTCCACATCGTCTACCCCAAGCAGCccaacaagcccaaggagaagtGCCGTGTCGAGATCCCCCAGATCGACTTCGACTGCGACAAGCCCGAGAAGCCCGTTTGCACCAAGTGCCAGCAGACCCAGACCTTCCCCTACGgtgacaacaccaagacttTCCCTGGTGGCGACCACACCAAGACTTTCCCCTACggcgacaacaccaagaccttCCCTGCTGGTGAGGAGACCACCACTGTTCCCAGCGGCGAGGAGACCACTTCTTTCCCCGGCGGTGAGGCTACCACCAGCGTCCCCGTTGGTGAGGAGACCACCACTGTACCCAGCGGCGAGGAGACCACCACCTTCCCCGGCGAGGAGTCCCAGACCGTTCCCACTGGCGGCGAGAACACCCAGACCTACCCCAACGGCGAGCAGACCACCAGCTTCCCCGGAGCTGAGGAGACCACTAGCTTCCCCGGCGGTCAGGGCACCACCAGCGTCCCTGAGGGTGAGGAGACCACCACTGTTCCCACTGGcgaggagaccaagactGTCCCTAGCGGCGAGGAGTCCCAGACCTCTCCCATCAGCGAGCAGACCACCAGCTACCCTGGCGGCGAGGAGACCACCAAGACCTTCCCCTACGGTGAGGAGACTACCATTGTCACCACCTTCGACAGCACCTCCACCATCTACACCACTGAGATCACCACTATCACCTCTTGCGGCCCTGAGGTCCCTGACTGCCCCGCTACTCAGGGTACTCCCGTCATCGTGACCCAGACCGTTCCCCTGACCACCACCATCTGCCCCGTCACTGAGACCCGCGTCGAGACCAACCCTCCTGCTGGTGAGACCGTCCCCGCTACTCAGCCTGAGGGCCAGAAGACCACCACTGCTCAGTCCCCTGGTGAGACCCAGTCCGTTCCTGAGGGTGAGGGTTCCCAGACCGTCCCCACTGGTGAGGAGACCAACACTGTTCCCGCTGGTGAGGAGACTGTCACCGCCACTGAGCCCGAGGCCGGCAAGACCACCACTGCCCAGTCCCCTGGTGAGACCCAGTCCGTTCCCGAGGGTGAGGAGACCGTCCCTGCTACCCAGCCTGAGGCCGGCAAGACCACCACTGCCCAGTCCCCTGGTGAGACCCAGTCTGTCCctgagggtgaggaggagaccTCTtccgtcatcaccaccacctaTGACAGCACCTCCACCATCTACACCACTGaggtcaagaccatcacctcTTGCGGCCCTGAGGTCACCAACTGCCCCGTCACTGCTGGCACCCCCGCTGTTGTCACTGAGACCATTGCTGTTTCCACCACCATCTGCCCCGTCACTGAGACCCTGACTGGCGGCGAGAAGCCCAGCTACACCAAGCCTGCCAACGGCGGTGACAAGACTACTGAGGGCTCTTCCCCCGAGGCTACCACCGATGTccctgaggaggagaccaCTGTTGTCACCACCTACGACAGCACCTCCACCGTCTACAGCACCAacgtcaagaccatcacctcTTGCGGCCCTGAGGTCACCAACTGCCCCGTCACTGCTGGCACCCCCGCTGTTGTCACTGAGACCGTCGCTGTCTCCACCACCATCTGCCCTGTCACTGAGACCCAGACCCACAAGTCTCCCAAGCCTACTGGCTCCAAGCCCAGCGGCGACAAGCCCTCGACTGAGAAGCCCGAGATTCCCAAGGATGGCTACAACGTTCCCGACGTTGTCCCCAGCTGCCTGAACACTTTCATTCAGTACCTTGAGAACTGTGAGGACAACACTGATGCTGCCTGCTACTGCCCTGACAAGTCCTTCGTCGACAACGTCTTCCAGTGCCTGTACGCCCACGctgacaacgacgacatcgtcgccgaggccgtctccttcttccagggcATCTGCGCTCCCTACGCTGAGCAGAACCCCGTCATTGCCACTGGTGCTGACGCCGTCACTGAGCACATCACTGTCACtggcaccaccatcatcacctctGCTCACTACACcactgttgttgttgccaCCACTGTCACTGAGCCTTGCGTCTCCCAGGGCACCACCATTGAGGGCAGCAGCAccgtcaagaccatcgagACTGAGATCGTTGTCCCCGAGGTTGGCTTCACCTCCGGCCCCGCTGGCAACGGCCCCATCCCCGCTGCTCCCACTGCTCCCGCCACCGCTCCCGTCACTGCCCCTGAGGCTGGCGCCACCGGTGCCTACCCCGTCAACCCCGAGGCTCCCGCTGCTGGCGAGactctcatcaccaacaagcccGTTGCTGGCACTGGTGGTGTCCCCGTTCCCACTTCGGCTCCCGGTAACGTCCCCGTGACTGCTGGTGCCGCTCGCAACGGCATGGGCATCGCCGCTGCCATCCTGGCCGTCGCCATTGCCCTGTAA